One window from the genome of Streptococcus salivarius encodes:
- a CDS encoding protein-ADP-ribose hydrolase: MASRLEYLIDVLKREQGLNELEIPEKLEEQEVLYRVLQNVRNPAPVTADFLYQQDRYLQEKLVEKGVVDLKDLTPIQPNLYLWQGDITRLAVDGIVNAANSKLLGCFVPNHSCIDNAIHTAAGVELRLACHALMQEQGRDEATGQAKMTKAYNLPSRYVLHTVGPIIYEEVTDLERRQLASSYEECLTLAYKQGLRSLAFCCISTGEFHFPNEEAAKIAIKTVRQFQKEHPYMTVVFNVFKDFDYAIYEDLLKN; this comes from the coding sequence ATGGCTAGCAGACTAGAGTATTTGATTGATGTTTTAAAAAGAGAACAAGGATTGAATGAGTTAGAAATTCCCGAAAAGCTAGAGGAGCAAGAAGTTTTGTATCGTGTTCTTCAAAATGTCCGCAATCCAGCGCCAGTTACAGCAGACTTTCTCTACCAACAAGACCGTTATTTACAAGAAAAACTAGTAGAAAAAGGAGTTGTGGACTTAAAAGACTTGACTCCGATTCAGCCCAATCTCTACCTGTGGCAAGGTGATATCACGCGCCTTGCAGTCGATGGCATTGTGAATGCAGCCAACAGCAAACTTTTAGGCTGTTTCGTTCCTAATCATTCTTGTATTGACAATGCCATTCACACAGCGGCGGGGGTTGAACTACGTTTAGCCTGTCATGCTCTCATGCAAGAACAAGGAAGGGATGAGGCTACGGGTCAGGCAAAGATGACCAAGGCCTATAATCTACCTTCCCGCTATGTCCTTCACACGGTGGGGCCGATTATCTATGAAGAAGTGACGGATTTGGAAAGACGACAATTAGCCTCGTCCTATGAAGAGTGTTTGACCTTAGCTTATAAACAAGGACTGAGAAGTCTGGCCTTTTGTTGTATCTCAACAGGAGAATTTCATTTTCCAAATGAAGAGGCAGCCAAGATTGCAATAAAGACGGTTAGACAATTTCAGAAAGAACATCCTTATATGACAGTTGTATTCAATGTCTTTAAGGATTTTGATTATGCGATTTATGAAGATCTATTAAAAAATTAA
- a CDS encoding pyridoxamine 5'-phosphate oxidase family protein encodes MNYLKVLVKEIHSVVVATVDETGHPHTAVMDMMWEDGKTVYFLTADFKPLYKRLKDDGRVAVTGMTQGAGTMDRKSISLTGQVEWIGKEHLEELLKANPYMYDIYPTEEGRSHLQVFRFKKAVGDYYDLTQLPPYQDRFKIEV; translated from the coding sequence ATGAATTATTTGAAAGTACTAGTAAAAGAGATTCACTCTGTTGTAGTGGCAACAGTTGATGAAACAGGACATCCGCATACAGCTGTTATGGACATGATGTGGGAGGATGGAAAAACAGTTTATTTTTTGACGGCTGATTTTAAACCTCTCTACAAGCGACTTAAGGATGATGGACGTGTAGCGGTGACAGGGATGACTCAAGGAGCAGGAACCATGGATCGTAAATCCATTTCCTTAACGGGTCAGGTGGAATGGATTGGCAAAGAGCATCTTGAAGAGTTGTTGAAAGCTAATCCATATATGTACGATATCTATCCGACTGAGGAGGGGCGTAGTCACCTACAAGTTTTTCGTTTTAAAAAAGCAGTAGGGGACTATTATGATTTGACGCAATTGCCTCCCTACCAAGATAGATTTAAGATTGAGGTATGA
- the budA gene encoding acetolactate decarboxylase — protein MSEAIKLFQYNTLGALMAGLYGGTLTVGELLEHGDLGLGTLDSIDGELIVLDGKAYQAKGSEGKVEVVEVSPDEKVPYAAVVPHQAEVIFRQRFEMTDKELEERIESYYDGVNLFRSIKIKGHFKHMHVRMIPKSTPDTKFAEVATHQPEYEADNISGTIVGIWTPEMFHGVSVAGYHLHFISDDLSFGGHVMDFIIDNGIVEVGPVDQLDQRFPVQDRQYLFAKFNVDEMREDITKAE, from the coding sequence ATGTCTGAAGCCATAAAATTATTTCAATATAATACCTTGGGAGCCTTGATGGCTGGGCTTTATGGGGGTACTTTAACAGTAGGTGAATTGTTGGAGCATGGAGACTTGGGTCTTGGAACTTTAGATTCTATTGATGGTGAATTGATTGTTCTTGATGGCAAAGCTTACCAGGCTAAGGGATCAGAAGGCAAGGTTGAAGTTGTGGAAGTGTCTCCTGATGAAAAGGTTCCTTATGCGGCAGTCGTGCCTCATCAAGCTGAAGTTATCTTCCGTCAACGTTTTGAAATGACTGATAAAGAACTTGAAGAGCGCATTGAATCATACTATGATGGTGTTAATCTCTTCCGTTCTATTAAGATTAAAGGGCATTTTAAACACATGCATGTCCGCATGATACCTAAGTCTACTCCTGATACGAAATTTGCTGAAGTGGCGACTCATCAACCTGAGTATGAAGCTGATAATATTTCAGGAACTATTGTTGGGATTTGGACACCTGAAATGTTCCACGGTGTGAGCGTTGCTGGCTACCATTTACATTTTATATCAGATGATTTGTCTTTCGGTGGGCATGTCATGGACTTTATTATTGATAATGGTATTGTTGAAGTCGGTCCAGTTGACCAACTGGATCAACGTTTCCCAGTTCAAGATCGTCAGTATCTCTTCGCTAAATTCAATGTCGATGAAATGCGTGAAGATATTACAAAAGCTGAATAA
- the alsS gene encoding acetolactate synthase AlsS, producing the protein MSEEKQLYGADLVVDSLINHDVDYVFGIPGAKIDRVFDTLEDKGPELIVARHEQNAAFMAQGVGRITGKPGVVLVTSGPGVSNLATGLVTATDEGDPVLAIGGQVKRADLLKRAHQSMNNVAMLEPITKYAAEVHDANTLSETVANAYRHAKSGKPGASFISIPQDVTDATVSVKAIKPMTDPKLGSASVSDINYLAQAIKNAVLPVLLLGNGASSEAVTSSIRQILESVKLPVVETFQGAGIVSRELEEDTFFGRVGLFRNQPGDMLLKKSDLIIAIGYDPIEYEARNWNAEISARIIVIDVEPAEVDTYFQPERELIGNVEATLDLLLPAIQGYKLPEGSVEYLKGLKNTVVEDVKFDRQPKEGTVHPLDLIEVLQDQTEDDMTVTVDVGSHYIWMARYFKSYEPRHLLFSNGMQTLGVALPWAISAALVRPKTKVISVSGDGGFLFSAQELETAVRLKLPIVHIIWNDGHYNMVEFQEEMKYGRSSGVDFGPVDFVKYAESFGAKGYRATSKEEFASLLQKALEQAVDGPVLIDVPIDYKDNIKLGETILPDEFY; encoded by the coding sequence ATGTCAGAAGAAAAGCAATTGTATGGTGCGGATTTAGTGGTTGATAGTTTAATCAACCATGATGTTGATTATGTCTTTGGTATCCCTGGAGCAAAAATCGATAGGGTTTTTGATACCTTGGAAGATAAAGGACCTGAATTGATAGTAGCTCGACATGAGCAAAACGCCGCTTTTATGGCTCAAGGTGTTGGACGAATTACAGGTAAACCTGGTGTTGTTTTGGTGACATCTGGTCCTGGTGTATCCAATTTGGCAACTGGATTGGTAACAGCAACGGATGAAGGAGACCCTGTCCTTGCTATTGGTGGTCAGGTTAAACGTGCAGACCTTTTGAAACGTGCCCACCAATCAATGAATAACGTTGCCATGCTTGAGCCAATTACTAAGTATGCAGCCGAAGTTCATGATGCTAATACCCTTTCTGAAACAGTAGCAAATGCCTATCGTCATGCTAAATCAGGGAAACCGGGCGCAAGCTTTATTTCAATTCCTCAAGATGTAACTGATGCTACAGTCAGTGTCAAGGCTATTAAGCCAATGACAGATCCAAAACTTGGATCCGCCTCTGTTTCTGATATCAACTACTTGGCGCAAGCTATTAAGAATGCGGTTTTGCCAGTCCTTCTTTTGGGAAATGGTGCCTCATCAGAAGCTGTGACTTCGTCTATTCGTCAGATTTTGGAATCTGTTAAATTGCCAGTTGTAGAGACTTTCCAAGGTGCTGGTATTGTGTCACGTGAGCTTGAAGAAGATACTTTCTTTGGTCGTGTAGGTCTTTTCCGTAACCAACCCGGTGACATGTTGCTTAAGAAGTCTGACTTGATTATTGCCATTGGTTATGACCCAATTGAATATGAAGCACGTAACTGGAATGCTGAAATTTCAGCGCGTATTATTGTAATCGATGTGGAGCCTGCTGAGGTGGATACTTACTTCCAGCCAGAACGTGAATTGATTGGTAATGTAGAAGCAACTTTAGATTTGCTTTTGCCTGCTATTCAAGGCTACAAATTACCTGAAGGTTCAGTCGAGTATCTTAAAGGGTTAAAAAATACAGTCGTCGAAGATGTAAAATTTGACCGTCAGCCTAAAGAAGGTACGGTACATCCGCTAGATTTGATTGAAGTATTACAAGATCAAACTGAGGATGATATGACTGTGACAGTCGACGTTGGTAGTCATTATATCTGGATGGCTCGTTATTTCAAATCTTATGAACCACGTCATTTGCTTTTCTCAAACGGGATGCAAACTCTAGGTGTTGCCCTTCCGTGGGCCATTTCTGCAGCTTTAGTGCGTCCTAAGACAAAAGTAATTTCAGTTTCTGGTGACGGAGGTTTCCTCTTCTCAGCACAAGAATTGGAAACAGCAGTTCGTTTGAAACTGCCAATTGTTCATATCATCTGGAATGATGGTCATTACAATATGGTTGAATTCCAGGAAGAAATGAAGTATGGTCGCTCTTCAGGGGTTGACTTTGGTCCAGTTGATTTTGTAAAATATGCTGAGAGCTTTGGAGCAAAAGGATATCGTGCAACAAGTAAGGAAGAGTTTGCTAGCTTGCTTCAAAAGGCTTTGGAACAAGCTGTAGATGGACCTGTCCTTATTGATGTTCCAATTGATTATAAAGATAATATTAAACTTGGCGAAACTATCTTGCCAGATGAATTTTATTAA
- a CDS encoding lipoprotein codes for MRKLLSIVMLAFAVVSLAACSSKDANGIPKKLQEKYTGYSENPGYDGLIFSEGSSTLIFDKKNNKITNKTEDHTEPFVVIPEDKLDGEAKGAFNKHKSEYKGDYFIFTASKKYDKDSSNVYVAVLSDGGKTIQINELEYSGKDDDYLYRFTGKAE; via the coding sequence ATGAGAAAGTTATTGAGTATTGTGATGTTAGCCTTTGCTGTTGTTAGTCTAGCAGCATGTAGTTCAAAGGATGCTAACGGTATTCCAAAAAAATTACAAGAAAAGTACACTGGTTATTCTGAAAATCCAGGTTACGATGGGTTAATCTTTTCTGAAGGAAGTAGCACCTTAATCTTTGATAAAAAAAATAATAAAATTACTAATAAAACTGAGGATCATACTGAGCCTTTTGTAGTAATTCCTGAAGATAAACTTGATGGAGAAGCAAAAGGTGCTTTTAATAAACATAAATCTGAATACAAGGGTGATTATTTTATTTTTACTGCTAGTAAGAAATATGATAAAGATTCTTCAAATGTTTATGTAGCTGTTTTAAGCGATGGCGGTAAAACAATTCAAATCAATGAACTTGAATACAGTGGCAAAGACGATGATTATCTTTATCGTTTCACTGGCAAAGCAGAATAA
- the lepA gene encoding translation elongation factor 4 has translation MPNIEELKQRQEKIRNFSIIAHIDHGKSTLADRILEKTETVSSREMQAQLLDSMDLERERGITIKLNAIELNYTAKDGETYIFHLIDTPGHVDFTYEVSRSLAACEGAILVVDAAQGIEAQTLANVYLALDNDLEILPVINKIDLPAADPERVRTEVEDVIGLDASEAVLASAKAGIGIEEILEQIVEKVPAPQGEVEAPLQALIFDSVYDAYRGVILQVRVVNGMVKPGDKIQMMSNGKTFDVTEVGIFTPKAVGRDYLATGDVGYIAASIKTVADTRVGDTVTLADNPAAEPLHGYKQMNPMVFAGLYPIESNKYNDLREALEKLQLNDASLQFEPETSQALGFGFRCGFLGLLHMDVIQERLEREFNIDLIMTAPSVVYHVNTTDGEMLEVSNPSEFPDPTRIDAIEEPYVKAQIMVPQEYVGAVMELAQRKRGDFETMEYIDDNRVNVIYQIPLAEIVFDFFDKLKSSTRGYASFDYELSEYRRSQLVKMDILLNGDKVDALSFIVHKEFAYERGKLIVDKLKKIIPRQQFEVPIQAAIGQKIVARTDIKALRKNVLAKCYGGDVSRKRKLLEKQKAGKKRMKAIGSVEVPQEAFLSVLSMDEDEK, from the coding sequence ATGCCAAATATTGAAGAATTAAAACAACGACAGGAGAAGATTCGTAACTTCTCTATTATTGCCCATATTGACCACGGTAAATCAACCCTTGCTGACCGTATTTTGGAAAAGACTGAGACAGTATCAAGTCGTGAGATGCAGGCACAACTTCTTGATAGTATGGACCTCGAGCGTGAACGTGGTATCACTATCAAACTCAATGCCATTGAGCTTAACTATACAGCTAAAGATGGCGAAACATATATTTTCCACCTTATCGACACACCAGGACACGTGGACTTTACTTATGAAGTGTCACGTTCTCTTGCTGCCTGTGAGGGTGCAATCTTGGTGGTGGATGCTGCTCAAGGGATTGAAGCGCAAACACTTGCCAATGTTTACTTGGCCCTAGATAATGACTTGGAAATCTTACCAGTTATCAATAAAATCGACCTTCCAGCTGCAGATCCTGAACGTGTGCGTACAGAGGTTGAAGATGTTATCGGACTAGATGCTTCTGAAGCCGTGCTTGCATCAGCTAAAGCTGGTATCGGTATCGAGGAGATTCTCGAACAAATCGTTGAGAAAGTTCCTGCACCTCAAGGTGAAGTCGAAGCGCCTCTCCAAGCCCTTATCTTTGACTCTGTTTATGATGCCTACCGTGGGGTTATCCTCCAAGTGCGTGTGGTTAATGGAATGGTTAAACCAGGCGATAAGATTCAAATGATGTCTAATGGCAAGACCTTTGATGTTACTGAGGTTGGTATCTTCACGCCTAAAGCTGTTGGCCGTGACTACCTTGCGACAGGTGATGTTGGTTATATTGCGGCCTCAATCAAGACTGTTGCGGATACCCGTGTCGGTGATACAGTAACACTTGCGGATAATCCAGCAGCAGAGCCACTCCATGGCTATAAGCAAATGAATCCAATGGTCTTCGCCGGTCTTTATCCAATTGAGTCTAATAAATACAATGACTTGCGTGAAGCTCTTGAAAAGCTCCAATTGAACGATGCCAGTCTTCAGTTTGAGCCTGAAACGTCTCAAGCCCTTGGTTTTGGTTTCCGTTGTGGTTTCTTGGGTCTTCTTCACATGGATGTTATCCAAGAGCGTTTGGAACGTGAGTTTAATATCGACCTCATTATGACAGCACCATCGGTAGTTTACCATGTTAATACTACTGACGGTGAGATGCTTGAAGTGTCCAACCCATCTGAATTCCCAGATCCTACACGTATTGATGCCATCGAAGAGCCTTATGTTAAAGCTCAAATCATGGTTCCTCAAGAGTATGTTGGTGCGGTTATGGAGTTGGCACAACGTAAACGTGGTGATTTTGAAACCATGGAATATATCGATGATAATCGTGTGAACGTTATTTATCAGATTCCACTTGCTGAAATCGTCTTTGATTTCTTTGATAAATTGAAATCATCAACACGTGGTTATGCAAGCTTTGACTATGAATTGTCAGAATACCGTCGTTCACAATTGGTGAAAATGGATATTCTTCTTAATGGTGACAAGGTCGATGCCCTTAGCTTCATCGTGCATAAGGAATTTGCCTACGAGCGTGGAAAACTTATCGTTGATAAGCTTAAGAAAATCATTCCACGTCAACAATTCGAAGTGCCTATCCAAGCGGCCATCGGTCAAAAAATTGTTGCCCGTACAGATATCAAAGCCCTTCGTAAAAACGTCTTGGCAAAATGTTACGGTGGTGACGTTTCACGTAAACGTAAACTCCTCGAAAAACAAAAAGCCGGTAAGAAACGTATGAAAGCTATCGGTTCGGTTGAAGTCCCACAAGAAGCCTTCCTGTCAGTACTTTCAATGGACGAAGATGAGAAATAA
- a CDS encoding (S)-acetoin forming diacetyl reductase has product MSKVAIVTGAGQGIGFAIAKRLVEDGFKVGVLDYNAETAEKAVAELSVDKAFAVVADVSKQAEVAAAFQKVVDHFGDLNVVVNNAGVAPTTPLDTITEEQFQRTFNINVGGVIWGAQAAQAQFKALGHGGKIINATSQAGVVGNPNLTVYGGTKFAVRGITQTLARDLADSGITVNAYAPGIVKTPMMFDIAHEVGKNAGKDDEWGMQTFAKDITLKRLSEPEDVAAAVSFLAGPDSNYITGQTIIVDGGMQFH; this is encoded by the coding sequence ATGTCAAAAGTTGCTATTGTTACAGGTGCAGGTCAAGGTATTGGTTTTGCAATTGCAAAACGTTTGGTTGAAGATGGTTTTAAAGTTGGAGTATTGGACTACAACGCTGAAACTGCAGAAAAAGCTGTTGCTGAATTGTCAGTAGACAAGGCATTTGCGGTTGTAGCTGATGTATCTAAACAAGCTGAAGTAGCAGCTGCTTTCCAAAAAGTTGTTGATCACTTTGGTGATTTGAATGTTGTTGTTAATAATGCCGGTGTGGCACCAACAACACCACTTGATACTATTACTGAAGAACAGTTCCAACGTACATTTAACATCAATGTCGGTGGTGTTATCTGGGGTGCTCAAGCTGCACAAGCACAATTTAAAGCACTTGGTCATGGTGGTAAAATCATCAATGCAACATCTCAAGCTGGTGTCGTAGGTAACCCTAACTTGACTGTATATGGTGGTACTAAATTCGCAGTGCGTGGTATCACTCAAACTTTGGCGCGTGACTTGGCTGATTCAGGTATCACTGTCAATGCGTATGCACCAGGTATCGTTAAGACTCCAATGATGTTTGACATTGCTCATGAAGTTGGTAAGAACGCTGGTAAAGATGATGAATGGGGTATGCAAACTTTTGCTAAAGATATTACTCTCAAACGTTTGTCAGAACCTGAAGATGTGGCAGCAGCAGTTAGCTTCTTAGCTGGACCTGACTCAAACTACATCACAGGTCAAACCATCATCGTGGATGGTGGGATGCAATTCCATTAA